A window of Littorina saxatilis isolate snail1 linkage group LG7, US_GU_Lsax_2.0, whole genome shotgun sequence contains these coding sequences:
- the LOC138970972 gene encoding di-N-acetylchitobiase-like — MNSVLCIIFFFTLALQVANCACPCSDPSLCNTITDTTRKEIYVFSLQNKSSSWHKFDWQKVTSVVSVGYISADLMCLAHKHDARVIVIANYKVSDLTNPALRTQWVKKQLSLVRDNYYDGINIDFEEPILKNESDVREAYTALVREAYLAFKQSNAHYQVSVDVAWSPNCIDLRCYDNKGLADNTDFLFVMAYDEQSQIFGDCIALANSPYNKTMQGLDGYLNLGIKPDQLVLGVPWYGYAYPCLSLSQDNVCSIKHVPFRGVGCSDAAGHQIDYRVIYPLLVNHSSGGRHWDEAARSPFFNYKDTTTGQMNQVRYDDPESLKVKYSAAQSFGLRGVGTWNIDCLDYSDAPYAAEQTQKMFDAFPTYPRHSWK; from the exons ATGAATAGTGTGCTTTGTATCATTTTCTTCTTCACACTCGCTTTGCAAGTTGCTAACTGTGCCTGTCCATGCAGTGACCCGTCTCTTTGCAACACTATAACTGACACGACTCGCAAAGAG ATCTATGTGTTTTCCCTGCAAAACAAGTCATCATCATGGCACAAGTTTGACTGGCAGAAAGTCACCTCAGTGGTGTCTGTTGGCTACATCAGTGCCGACCTCATGTGTCTCGCACATAAGCATGACGCAAGAGTCATTGTAATAG CTAATTACAAGGTTTCAGATTTGACCAACCCAGCGCTTCGCACACAGTGGGTTAAGAAGCAGTTGTCGCTTGTCAGGGACAATTACTATGATGGCATCAACATCGACTTTGAAGAACCCATCCTCAAAAATGAGAGTGACGTCAGGGAGGCATATACTGCTCTTGTGAGAGAAGCATACTTGGCCTTCAAGCAGTCTAATGCACACTATCAG gtgTCGGTAGACGTGGCATGGAGTCCCAACTGCATCGACTTGCGTTGCTATGACAACAAGGGGTTGGCGGATAACACAGATTTCTTGTTTGTCATGGCCTATGATGAACAGAGTCAGATATTTGGAGACTGTATTGCTTTGGCAAACTCCCCCTACAACAAAACCATGCAAG GACTGGATGGTTACCTGAATCTTGGAATTAAGCCAGACCAACTTGTGTTGGGTGTACCATGGTATGGTTATGCCTACCCCTGTCTCTCACTGTCccag GACAATGTATGCAGCATAAAACATGTGCCGTTCCGTGGGGTGGGCTGCAGTGACGCAGCAGGCCATCAGATTGACTACAGAGTTATCTACCCTTTGCTCGTAAACCATTCCTCGGGGGGGCGCCACTGGGATGAAGCCGCTCGATCACCTTTCTTCAACTACAAG GATACTACCACAGGACAGATGAACCAAGTTCGATATGATGATCCTGAAAGTCTGAAAGTGAAATACTCTGCTGCCCAAAGCTTTGGACTTCGAGGTGTTGGCACATGGAACATCGATTGCCTGGACTATTCGGATGCACCCTATGCTGCAGAGCAAACCCAAAAGATGTTTGATGCTTTTCCAACCTACCCAAGACATTCATGGAAATGA